In Phycisphaeraceae bacterium, the genomic stretch CAAAAACTGGAAGTTTTCAATAACGACCTTCATCTTGGATCGCTTATTGCCTTCCTTATCGTCCCATTGATCAAGTTTCAGACGCCCCTCAACATAGATCGGGCGCCCTTTTTTCAGGTACTGGTTGATCACTTCTGCCGTCCGCCCCCAGGCTTCACAGTCAACAAACGTCACTTCTTCCTGTTGTTCCCCCTGCTGATTTTTCCAGCGTCGGTTAATCGCCAAGCCGATTTGCGTGACCGCCATGTTGCTATTGGTGTATCGCAGCTCGGGATCACGGGTGAGATTACCCATGAGCATGACACGGTTGAGATTCGGCATGGCTGATTCTCCGAGGAAGTAAGTTAGTTGAGGTCAGCACTGGTGAAGAATTTCAACGGTAGCCTGAAGCCAAAATCCTGCTTCCTGTGTGGGCTATTAGCTGCGATAACGCTACTCGTTCGCAGTAGCGGATGCTTCAGAATCATTCGGATCGCTGCTCGACTTACGGAAACTATCTTCATTCTGGTCCCATATCTCCGCATCCCGACGCGAGGATGGATCAGGATTGCGCAGCTTGGCTTCAAGGGACAGTTCAGCATCTTTCTTGGCGACCTCAATTTCGGCTTCACCGATATGGTCAGCTTTGGTAATCAAAGAACGCAGTACCTGATCGGACAGGTTGCAGTCGCGTTCAATGTTGGCGATCTGCGTACCACGTGCCTTGAAATACGCCAATAGGTAAATGCCTCTCTTCTGCCCTTTGATCTCGTATGCTAGTTTTCTTTCTTCCCATCGGCGAAGAACGATTAACTCAGCCTCTGCCCGTTGAAATACCTGACGGATAAAGTCAACACAACCGGCAAAGTCAGCAGACGCAGCCTGTTGGTTGAGAAGAAACAGCCCTTCATAAAGATTGATACGGACTTCAGCCATGACTAGACACTCCTTCGTCGTACTCGGTGGCTCCGGCCCAGGTCAACCCAGGCAAAAAGGCGGAGCACTGGAGTCCCATCAACTGGAATTTGAAGGAACCCGAGACGACGGTTTCGGACGGATAAGTGTAACAGATTTTTGTCTAAAGGAAAAATAACGGGACGATGCCTCAATAACCATCGACGGTTAATTCCACATGGAACTCTCGGCATTATTCTAGAAGACTTCCTATAACCGCTACCTTAGAAAACAATTGACGTTTCCTTAAAATCAGAACCCCCGCGAGTATGCACCCCGCGGGGGTTCTTTATCACTTAATTCAATCTACAAATCAGGTTAGTTCAACGTCTTCTCGCCCTTTTCCCAGTTGCAAGGGCAGAGTTTGTCCGTCTGAAGCGCATCGATCACACGGAGCACTTCTTCAACACTCCGTCCAACCGGCAGATCGTTGACACTGGCCCAACGAACGATGCCTTTCGGATCGATCACAAATGTTCCGCGTAGTGCAACACCCTTCTCAGGCAGTAGAACGCCGTAGTCCATGCTGATCCGCTTGGTGATATCAGCCAGCATGGGGTGGCGGAGTTTCTTGAGGTCGTTATGGCTGGCACACCATCCCTTGTGCACATAGTGGCTATCCGTCGAGCAGGTCAGAAGTTCGCAATTGCGATCCTTGAATTCACCGAGGGCTTTGTCGAAACCGACAATCTCCGTCGGACAGACGAAGGTGAAATCCATCGGGTAGAAATAAAGGCAAAGCCACTTGTCCTTGTAGTCGTCAAGGGAAATCTCCTTGAACGCGTCCTTATCCGCAAGATAGGCTTGGGCTTTGAATTTCGGTGCGGGGGAACCAACTTGCACGGCCATGAAAAAACTCCTTGCTTGATCTATGAATCAGTCTGATCAAAAACTCGCCCGGCACCGTGCCGAGCCGCATGAATCCTGTCGGGTAAGAATCCTATGTTAGAAGATTTCTAGTGTCCAGTTATGTCTTAAAAGTTGTGGTGATTCGGAGTGATATACGTTGATTGGCTACAACATCCGGCGTGTCACCATCTGAAAGTTATGGTAACCACTCAGCCAGTGCTTACGACACAACTATCGCTATATTCGTCTCTTAGAGCATTGACATCGATCACCATTACGGAACGGCATCGTCTTCGCATAATGAACTGGTATGGGGAATACGGAAAAACCATCCTCCGTTTCAGTAAACACAGCAATTATTGCCATTGCTCTAGGATGTTCTCTGATTGGTTGCCAAAGCGCTTCCCGTCATTGGAGTGCTGATGAGGGGCGGGCATATACAACGCCTAAAAAAACCAGCCTTACCTTTGATTCTCCGCGACTTCAAAGACTCGAAGCTTCACGAGATAGAAGTTCAGATACCTTGTCCTGGTATGCGGCACGAAATGACGCTCTGCTCACGGTTGAAGGCGGATATCAGGGTATGACCTTGGACAATTCCTACAGCTACACCTATGACCGGCAGTACCACAACGGCAGCTATGTGCGAGATTATTACAGCAGTACAACCCATCGCAGGTCCTACTCCACTGGTTCTCGATAAACATTTTTTGCCTGGGTTATGTTGAACCTGTAACACGCTAAGATTCTTTTATGCTTGGCGTTCATCCGGTCGTAGCTGATCTTCGTGCGATTGTCGGCGCTGACGGCATCCTCAGCGACCCCAATGAGCTTCGCGTTTATGAATGTGATGGTTTCCCGGTTGCAAAGGGACTTCCCACAGCCGTTATTTTTCCGCTCGACACGGATCAAGTGTCCGCAGCGATTCGGGTCATCAATCGTCACAACCTCCCGATTGTGCCTCGTGGAAGTGGGACAGGCCTTGCAGGCGGATGCGTCGTGTTTGGGGAAGGTGTCATCATCTCTACAAGTCGAATGACGAAAATAGAGTCGATCGACTTGCATAATCGCGTAGCAGTCATCCAGGCTGGGGTACGCAATGTAGCACTTTCTGAAGCAATCACCCGTGCAGAAGCCGCAGCTGAACGGACTGGACATGCGCAGGATGCTACGTATTCCGCGTCATCTACCACCGCTGCAAAGAAGCGGAGGATTTCCGCTGTCACCGGGCTTCATTTTTCTCCTGATCCATCAAGCCAGCGAGCCTCCACGATTGCCGGCAATGCTGCAACCAACGCTGGAGGTATTAACACACTAAAACACGGGGTTACCACGAATCACGTGCTTGGTATCGAGATGGTTCTGCCCAATGGCGATATCGTACAGAGTCGAACGCAGGGTTTATATGACGGCATCGGGCCCGATCTACCAGGCTTGATCTGCGGCAGCGAAGGCACCCTGGGTATCATCACTCGTGTTTGGTGCCGACTCGTACCCAAGCCCAGACACTTCCGCACGATTTATGCAGTATTTGACTCGACGTATCACTGTTGCAAAACCGTGGCTGACGTCGTAGCGTCAGGAATCGTACCGACCTCGATGGAAGTGATGGACGGGGCCATGATTCGTGTCGTTGAAGATGCATTTCACTACGGCTTTCCCACTACCGCACAAGCCCTCCTCCTGCTCGAAGTCGATGGCATCGACCAGATTCTCGACGAGCAACTCAATCTCATCATTGATATTTGCAAGCAAAATAAAGGGCAGGATGTCAAGCAGTGCAGCGATCCCAAACGTCGTGCGGAGCTTTGGTCCGCACGTAAACGAGCGTTTGGTGCCATCGGGAGGATTAGCCATAGTTACTGCACACAGGATGCCTGTGTACCGCGATCAAAGTTGCCTGAAGCCCAGGAGAATATCAACAAAATAGGGGCAAAATACGGGCTGACGATTACCAACGTTTTTCACGCAGGTGATGGCAATGTCCACCCGATCCTTCTCTTCGACGAAGACAAACCCGATGAGGTACAGCGTGTACTCCAGGCGAGTCAGGAACTTCTGGAGTATTGCATCAGCCTTGGAGGGGCACTTACAGGAGAGCATGGAGTAGGTGTCGAAAAGCTGCATTTGATGCCAAAAATGTTCAATGCTGCCACGATCGAGACTTTTCTCAAAATCAAAAAAGCGTTTGATCCCGAACAGAGATCCAATGATGGAAAACTAATTCCCAGCGACAAACTAATCATCGAGTTATTACGCCCTATTTCACTGAATGTAGCTGGCGGTGCCGCTTAATCATAGGCATTGCCAGACAAAGTACTGCTTCTGATTTAGCAACGAGATGACTACCCGTATTTCGAAGCAAAATGTTGTCAGCCTTCACGATCCTGCTGCGATCGCCAACTTGGTGTGCGAATGCGGCGAGCAAAATCTCCCAATCATCGACTATGGCTTAGCACATCAGGGAGTCGGTCATCCACCTCCTGCGGACCATATTCGGCTTTCACAGGCGACGCCACAAGCCGGCATCATCGAACACTATGAACGCGACCTTACTGTTCGGGCCAATGCCGGCGCAACGCTGGGATCGCTCCGTGATGCGCTGAAATCCTCAAAACAGTTCCTTCCGATTGATGCTGATGACGACCTCACACTTGGTGAAGTCATTAATCACAACGTGTATGGCGGCCTGCGTGTCGGCTATCCAGGTGTTCGTGACTTGCTCCTCGGGCTGCGATATATCGACAGTTATGGGCAGCAGATTCACGTCGGTGGACGCACCGTCAAGAATGTCGCAGGCTACGACCTCACAAGATTGATGGTCGGCAGCCTCGGAGAATTGGGTCTTATTTATGAAGCGACGCTACGAACATATGCTATCCCTGATTCAGCCATGGCGGTAGATATTCGTTTCGATGACCTGAGAACGTTTGATCAGGTTCTGCCCGACTGGATGGTCTCAGATGCGTCACCCGCAAGTCTGATCGTCGGCAATCACACAGGTGTATGGACAGCACGGGTTGAATATTTCGGCGGGTCAACGGGGCTTGCAGTCCAGCTCCGATCGCTTGAGACACTGATTGATCACGCATCCGGAGCCCACATCCTCGGTTCGTGGACACGTACTGTAGATCAAGCCATACAGGAATGCAGCAGTCACGGAGCCTGGAGACGAACTGCAAACACACTGGTAAAAGTCGTAACCTCTCCGTCAATAACCGGGACGATCTGTTCTGCACTTGCTGAAACCTCGATCGATCATCCCGCGCTAACAGTATGGGCGTATCCCGTGCATGGCTGCGCATTTTTCGGCGGAGACATCGGCCTGGAGCGAACAATCGCCCTATCCCAATCAATCGATAAGCTACTTTCACAGTATGGCGGGTTCAGAGTCTGGTATGCCAGACCACAAGGCTGCGAGCATTTGCCTCCATTTGGCCCAATACAGACAGATTGGCCAATGATGCTTCGCATCAAGCAAGCAATGGATCCACGAAACCTCTTTAATCCCGGCAGGTTAATTTCAGAAATACCAGCCGCGACATTGGTGCCTTCTCGGTGACTCAAGACGCAACATCCTCTAAACCTGATGAACGTCAAATTATCTCAGGTCTTTCATCCGAAGCCGATTCGACTCCGCGCGGTATTACGCCAGCTATCAAACTCGACACTCATACGTACTCTCGGGCACTAGACTGTGTACATTGCGGTCTCTGCCTGCCTGCGTGCCCGACCTATACGGAAAATGGACTCGAAGGCGATTCTCCTCGTGGTCGAATCTACCTTATGAAGGGCTTGGCTGACGGTAAAGTTGATGCAACATCGTCAGTCATAGCTCATCTGGACTTGTGTCTTGATTGTCGTGCATGCGAAACAGCATGCCCTTCCGGGGTTGTCTATCACGAACTCATCGAAGAGACACGTGCGCAACTTTCTGGAAAAAAACCACGCAGTGGCACCGATCGTTTTGTTGAGTACCTATTCTTAAACATCTTCACACAGCCGACGCGATTGAAGCTCGCTTTGCTCCCAGCTCGATTGCTGCAAAAGCTTCGACTCTGGCCGCTGGTTAAGCGGCTGAGCGCTAAATATCTGCCAAAACAACTGGATAAAATGCAGCAAATGTTGCCCGCGCGCGGTCCATGGTGGGAATCAAATCTCCGTACGTTTTATCCTGCCCAGGCACCCGACAACGTAAAACGCGCGACGGTTGGGGTCTTCGCCGGTTGTATCGGCAGCGTACTTTTCCAGCACGTCAATCGACAGACTATTGCCTTGCTCCAATATGCCGGGTGCGATGTTGTTGTCCCACAGTCACAACTATGCTGTGGGGCAATTCACCATCACGCAGGGCGAATACCCGAAGCTCAATCTCTGGCGAAAAAAACAATTGACGCCTTTTTTAAAGATGAAAGCCTCGCAGTCGATTTCATCGTCAACAATATTTCCGGCTGCGGCGCGATGCTGAAGGATTATGAGTTTCTATTTCGTAATGAGCCAGAAATTCTGGAGCGAGCTCGAACACTTGCTGCAAAAGTACGAGATATCAGTGAGCTGCTTGTCGAACTAAACCCTCCCAGACCTATACGATCTATTGAGCGTACGGTGACGTACCACGACGCCTGCCATCTCGCGCATGGTCAGAAAGTGACCGGCCCGCCGCGGGAGTTGCTCAGTTGGATCAAGGGCCTGAAAGTAGTGCCGCTTTTCGAGTCGGATATGTGCTGCGGAGCGGCCGGGACTTACAACCTGACGCAACCCGACATGGCTCGCAGATTGGCGGAACGAAAAATCAACCACATCAAAAACACCGGTGCTGGTATCTGCGTCACAGCGAACGTCGGTTGCGCGATGCAAATCCAATCCGAAGCAGAAAGGATCGGCGTGGATATCAGGGTGGTCCACCCCATCACACTGCTTCATGAGGCTTACTTCGGCAAAGAGTCACATTCGAGAAAGTGAAGAAATCTCAGGTATTCCGTACTTCGCTCCATCTGGCGAAGACTTTTTCAACAAGTTGTGCAGTCTTGCACCGTGCTTTCCAAGTATCATTTCGTTCACAGAGTGACGCATCGCGTTTTGCGTCTGCAATGGTCCATCCCTGTTGATCAATTTTTGTATAGGACCATGTCTCGTAGAAAACCATACCAGCGAAGCGACCATCTGTTTTTACTTGCTCATATTCCTCACTCAGTCTTTCGTTAACCCAGACATAACGGTTGACTGATACCGGAATACCTCGGTCGTTGCATTGCTGTACCATCTCAGATGCAGTTGCGTCATCGCCCCATATTCCGTCAAACGGTTTGGCAAAAACACGTAACATCGCCTCATCAAGTAACCCATCCTTTATCCATGTTCGCCAGTCAAAATCTATATTGGCGGGGTACGCAAGGCGACGAGAGCCCGGTCGCTCGTGAGCAGGGCGAAACCAATCCACATTCAGATTGACCCGCATTTTTTTACCGCGATGAGCAATCGCTCGTTTCGCCTTCCGAAGAAACTCCGTGTAAGCCACTGTTCGTATTGCGGTAATTTCAGGAATCGGGTTAGTCAGATCGTAAACGTGCTCCATCACGGCTGGATTAAACCCGTAATCTTCCGGCCAGTCGGTATGGCACGAATGGTTTTCGACGCGAAATTCAACACCATCTACACCAGCGTCAAGTATCTCAGCGAGGTTCCTCATCCAGTACGACTGTACTTCCGGCTCTGATTCACAAAGAGCGCCGGAGAGATAGTGGTTTCGACTGCGAGTAAATCCAATCACTCCGCACACTTTGGATTGGCCGGCAGTACGGTGAATATTGGCTCCTCGCTTCGACCCATTCGCCGCATGCCGTGGTTCATCGAGAGCGACAACCTCCGGACCACGTCCGGTGTCGTACTGCATTCCACCACGAGGAAAGGTTTCTAGTTCAGGAAACCATATCGCTGTCCCAGTCGCATAGCTGCCGGGAATCTCTCTGCCTTGAGCGTCATAACACGTCACCAGCTTATCCCACGTATTTTCAAAATCAGGTTTCCCATCCTGAAAGTCAGTGGAAATCGCAAGGTATTGATCTGTAAGATTGAGGCCGGAGAGTGTGAGCACGCGTATGCGATCGCCCTTCTTAGTGACCATATTTCCGTAAAGATCACGCACGTCACGAGGACTGGTTACGACGGTTTCGGTTACAGCAAATTTCTCGTCACGCAAGCTGTAATCACAATTACGATTGCTAGTCCAGATTTGAATATTCGTTCGCTTTATTCGTGTAGGAGCATCATCCTTCTTAGTAAGTGTGATGGTGGAAATAGGAGCGGTTTCATGACCAGGCCAGAGATCATCTGTTCGGCGTTTGATTCTTAGATGAGGATTAGCGGTAACAAAAGGGTCAAGCCACGTGTAATATCCACCAAGGTGAGGAATACGCCCCCACTCAAGACCTTCGGATGAACCGTCGGCAAAACTAGCCGCCGGACCGGTTTCGTAGGGCTTGAAGTATGCGTACACTTCAATGCCATGACGGTGAGCTGTCTCAACAGCAACACGCAGCGGATTTCCCAGTAAACAATAGCTGCGGATCATTGAACTCCAGAAGTTCTGATCCTCAGCGATGACTCCTGTATGTACCAGACGCTCAATACCAGCAGGAGCAAACCATCCGCCATGACCATCTCCGTAGTAAGCCCAAATCACGCGGCCGATACCACGATCTTTCAATGTGGACATCAGGGATTCAATGTGGTCTGGTGTAATGGTCAGCGGTGTAGAAAGGGCGTCGTCAGGAAAGTCCACCAGAGTTTCAAGCATGAAAGGCTGGGTCATGACTGCCTCAACGTGCTGATATTGCTTTAGAGGCCGGCTATACGAGAAGTCTCCGCATAGTTACGCCCCCCGCTCGCGCCGCCCATACTGGTCACACAGCATGCTCCAGCCGCACAACCCAATCGACCTGCCTGTTCAGCGGGCAATCCTTTAAGCAGGCCGGTGAGCAAGCCAGCGTAAAAACTATCGCCAGCACCCGTAGTATCCACCACAGGCGCAGGGGCTGTACAGCCGGCTACAGAGATGTATTCCCCTGCACGAGAGCTCAAAAGCACTCCTTGTTTTCCAAGTTTCACTCCGACTATTCCCGGAGCACCACAATTTCGATAGGTATCAATGATCTTGTTTGGGTCTTCATGTCCTGTCTGATTTTTCGCTTCCGCAAACGAAGGAACCCAGACATCCAGATACGGGAGCATCCGATCCAGAGGCTTCATCGAGCCACCGGCCCCGGCAGCGTCCATCGCCGTCTGACAGCCTGTCTCTCGAATCCGGCGAAATACCTCGGGCAGGTCATGTTCAAGGTTTGGAAGCAGACTGTAATAACCCAACAACATCGATCGCGATCTGGCGAATAAATCGAGGCGCTCAAGGAATGCCCGTGCATCGAGAAGTTTGGGAGCACCGACACAGTGGTAAAAGCTTCGTTCGCCGGATTCTTCTATTAAAACAACAGTAGTGCTGGTCGCGTGGGTTGGGTGTTCGAGCAGTGGTGAATCATCGATGCCTTCCTGACGGTACAGGTTGCGAACCACGGGCGCCCATGCGTCTGCACCGAGATAGCTTAGCGCCGCGACCTTCATACCCAACCGCGCCATAGTCACGCCTGCATTGGAGACAATGCCTCCCGCCGCAAGGACGATCGGTTCGCACTGGTGGAGTACGCCGCGACCGATAGGCTTGGAAAGGACTACGGGGCGTGTCAGCAGATCCACGACACAGGATCCACAAATAATGCAATCGATGTCTCTCGTCATGAGAGCAGTTTACTAAACACCTCGCGGTAGCTCTTGCTCAGGGATCTTCAACCCACGAGGTTGTGACTGCATATGACGTGGCACCGGTGGCTGAGGGAATGCTGACCGTCGTAGCGTCCATGCTGAAAATCGAGTTCTCCAGCATCGTCAGCGTATAACCCAGAATACTTCCGTTTACGTGTGCATTCCCTGACAACTTCGTATTACGTGAAGGGGCGATTAGCGTCGCATACACCTCTGAGTCGTCCTTGAATTCAGTTGGCTGTGATCCAATGGCATAAATAACACATGACGCTGGCTGGGCGGTATTAACATTGATCTCTGCTGCATCTTCAACAGTGAATTTATTCCTGGCATAGATAACCAGAGATGCGCCGGGAAGTAGTTGGATTTTAGAATTGTTTGACATGGTAAATTCACGATCAACTCGAATCACAACATTCCCGCTGATCCGAACGACGGCAGAGTTGGACATCGTAAACGTTCGAACCCTTCGGCTTGTGCTGATCGTCGTCGTCCCGCTGGAGTAGGTTTGATTTCCCAAGGAGCTACCTAATCCTGAAGGCGTCGTAGCGCGTGGGATCAGCACGGAGGAATCCAGTACGGTCTTGGAACCGGTGATAGTTCCACTCTCAAGAAGTGAGATCACGACACTAACCAATCCTCCTGGGCCGACTTGAGCGTCTCCCTTGATGATGGTGTTGTTGGTTAAAGTTAAGCCCGCTAACAGCGTGGTGTTCGTCGAAACCAGAGCGTTAGAACCTTGATTAGCTGCACTGTACGCGCCTAAGTCGGAGTCAAAGCTGTCAATTTTTGCGGCACCCTGAAGCAGTATGGACGAGGAAAGACCTATTCTTGCGTTGGATACATCACCGGATTGATCGCATCCTGCCGCCCAGTCGAGGGATCGTTGGAGCAATGTTCGTCCATTTGCCGTCAATGAATCGGGATCGAAACTACTAGTACCCCATGGCATAAAGACGCGGCGACCCTGTGCGGTTCCGCCGTCCTGCAAAATGGCACCAGCTTCGAGGATCGACAGCATGGGCTGCGAACCTCCAAACACTCGACGCGCCAACTGCGTCAATCCCGCAGCCATTGTCCCCGTCACCATCTGCATCGACTGCGAGCTATTAACAATCGTGAATGTCCCAGCATTCAATGTCTGAGTGATGTAATGCGAATCATTGGTAATCTTGATCTGCGTAACATTGAGCGCAGAAGCCGACCTGGAAGCGAGACCGAAGTTTTGCAGGAACGCTCCGGTTTCAATGACCATACCCAAACCGCTTGGCTCGAGTTTGTTGGCCATTGCGTTGGAGTTCATGGTTGAAGACACATAGATGATGTCCACGTCGTCCGAGGCGTCATCAAGCTCGC encodes the following:
- a CDS encoding single-stranded DNA-binding protein, with translation MPNLNRVMLMGNLTRDPELRYTNSNMAVTQIGLAINRRWKNQQGEQQEEVTFVDCEAWGRTAEVINQYLKKGRPIYVEGRLKLDQWDDKEGNKRSKMKVVIENFQFLDGRQGGPGEGGDHDAATEGGGSYQQRPPSRGTPNRGSANRSVSQQPPGEPHQAVDEEEIPF
- the rpsF gene encoding 30S ribosomal protein S6 is translated as MAEVRINLYEGLFLLNQQAASADFAGCVDFIRQVFQRAEAELIVLRRWEERKLAYEIKGQKRGIYLLAYFKARGTQIANIERDCNLSDQVLRSLITKADHIGEAEIEVAKKDAELSLEAKLRNPDPSSRRDAEIWDQNEDSFRKSSSDPNDSEASATANE
- a CDS encoding peroxiredoxin, whose amino-acid sequence is MAVQVGSPAPKFKAQAYLADKDAFKEISLDDYKDKWLCLYFYPMDFTFVCPTEIVGFDKALGEFKDRNCELLTCSTDSHYVHKGWCASHNDLKKLRHPMLADITKRISMDYGVLLPEKGVALRGTFVIDPKGIVRWASVNDLPVGRSVEEVLRVIDALQTDKLCPCNWEKGEKTLN
- a CDS encoding FAD-binding protein, which codes for MLGVHPVVADLRAIVGADGILSDPNELRVYECDGFPVAKGLPTAVIFPLDTDQVSAAIRVINRHNLPIVPRGSGTGLAGGCVVFGEGVIISTSRMTKIESIDLHNRVAVIQAGVRNVALSEAITRAEAAAERTGHAQDATYSASSTTAAKKRRISAVTGLHFSPDPSSQRASTIAGNAATNAGGINTLKHGVTTNHVLGIEMVLPNGDIVQSRTQGLYDGIGPDLPGLICGSEGTLGIITRVWCRLVPKPRHFRTIYAVFDSTYHCCKTVADVVASGIVPTSMEVMDGAMIRVVEDAFHYGFPTTAQALLLLEVDGIDQILDEQLNLIIDICKQNKGQDVKQCSDPKRRAELWSARKRAFGAIGRISHSYCTQDACVPRSKLPEAQENINKIGAKYGLTITNVFHAGDGNVHPILLFDEDKPDEVQRVLQASQELLEYCISLGGALTGEHGVGVEKLHLMPKMFNAATIETFLKIKKAFDPEQRSNDGKLIPSDKLIIELLRPISLNVAGGAA
- a CDS encoding FAD-binding oxidoreductase, giving the protein MTTRISKQNVVSLHDPAAIANLVCECGEQNLPIIDYGLAHQGVGHPPPADHIRLSQATPQAGIIEHYERDLTVRANAGATLGSLRDALKSSKQFLPIDADDDLTLGEVINHNVYGGLRVGYPGVRDLLLGLRYIDSYGQQIHVGGRTVKNVAGYDLTRLMVGSLGELGLIYEATLRTYAIPDSAMAVDIRFDDLRTFDQVLPDWMVSDASPASLIVGNHTGVWTARVEYFGGSTGLAVQLRSLETLIDHASGAHILGSWTRTVDQAIQECSSHGAWRRTANTLVKVVTSPSITGTICSALAETSIDHPALTVWAYPVHGCAFFGGDIGLERTIALSQSIDKLLSQYGGFRVWYARPQGCEHLPPFGPIQTDWPMMLRIKQAMDPRNLFNPGRLISEIPAATLVPSR
- a CDS encoding (Fe-S)-binding protein translates to MTQDATSSKPDERQIISGLSSEADSTPRGITPAIKLDTHTYSRALDCVHCGLCLPACPTYTENGLEGDSPRGRIYLMKGLADGKVDATSSVIAHLDLCLDCRACETACPSGVVYHELIEETRAQLSGKKPRSGTDRFVEYLFLNIFTQPTRLKLALLPARLLQKLRLWPLVKRLSAKYLPKQLDKMQQMLPARGPWWESNLRTFYPAQAPDNVKRATVGVFAGCIGSVLFQHVNRQTIALLQYAGCDVVVPQSQLCCGAIHHHAGRIPEAQSLAKKTIDAFFKDESLAVDFIVNNISGCGAMLKDYEFLFRNEPEILERARTLAAKVRDISELLVELNPPRPIRSIERTVTYHDACHLAHGQKVTGPPRELLSWIKGLKVVPLFESDMCCGAAGTYNLTQPDMARRLAERKINHIKNTGAGICVTANVGCAMQIQSEAERIGVDIRVVHPITLLHEAYFGKESHSRK
- a CDS encoding carbohydrate kinase family protein, which produces MTRDIDCIICGSCVVDLLTRPVVLSKPIGRGVLHQCEPIVLAAGGIVSNAGVTMARLGMKVAALSYLGADAWAPVVRNLYRQEGIDDSPLLEHPTHATSTTVVLIEESGERSFYHCVGAPKLLDARAFLERLDLFARSRSMLLGYYSLLPNLEHDLPEVFRRIRETGCQTAMDAAGAGGSMKPLDRMLPYLDVWVPSFAEAKNQTGHEDPNKIIDTYRNCGAPGIVGVKLGKQGVLLSSRAGEYISVAGCTAPAPVVDTTGAGDSFYAGLLTGLLKGLPAEQAGRLGCAAGACCVTSMGGASGGRNYAETSRIAGL